Proteins encoded by one window of Fibrobacter succinogenes:
- a CDS encoding polysaccharide biosynthesis/export family protein: MNKIGIALCGVAGAILSGCFAAPQMRMDIPTDSTTYNGIAFKLHSIEKGDMGEPVQVAPNPSEGDLADLMVDSLPDLEYRIGPLDMVQVVVWEHPELTSPMGQYQPAGQKVTTDGKLFYPYAGEIQAAGLTAQELRTEITKRLSDKILNDPQVDVRVTGYHSRKAFVTGAVNRPGIVRFDENPMTISDMIANVGGFNEKADPSFVQLRRGEKVYNIDYVRAFKENIAIDRILVRPGDQLFVPMKADMERDRKVYVLGEVNRTSVVRMDNYLTLAEALAAAGGVNALNASPKDIYVIRNTSQEKIDIYQLDAKNAMALAMADRFELNPRDIVYVDASGIATWNRLLSLITPTISAVKTVSEIVYETQLINNTGWKTRNSTSSSASSSTKSANSGTTTPSNTQTGTQTGTTTGK; encoded by the coding sequence ATGAATAAAATTGGTATTGCTCTTTGTGGTGTAGCCGGCGCTATCTTGAGTGGTTGCTTTGCCGCTCCGCAGATGCGAATGGACATTCCCACAGACTCCACGACCTATAATGGAATTGCTTTCAAGTTGCATTCTATTGAAAAGGGTGACATGGGTGAACCGGTGCAGGTCGCCCCGAATCCGTCCGAAGGCGATTTGGCTGATTTGATGGTGGATTCCCTCCCTGACTTGGAATATAGAATTGGACCTCTGGATATGGTGCAGGTGGTTGTTTGGGAGCATCCGGAACTGACTTCTCCGATGGGTCAATACCAACCGGCAGGTCAAAAGGTTACGACCGATGGCAAGCTTTTTTATCCGTATGCGGGTGAGATTCAGGCTGCTGGCCTTACCGCTCAGGAACTTCGCACCGAAATTACCAAGCGCCTTTCGGACAAGATTCTTAACGACCCGCAGGTGGATGTCCGTGTGACGGGCTATCATAGTCGTAAGGCTTTTGTGACGGGTGCTGTGAACAGACCGGGTATCGTGAGGTTCGATGAAAACCCGATGACGATTTCCGATATGATTGCGAATGTGGGTGGCTTTAACGAAAAGGCTGATCCTTCTTTTGTGCAACTCCGTCGCGGAGAGAAGGTCTATAATATTGACTATGTCCGTGCGTTCAAGGAGAACATTGCCATTGACCGCATTCTTGTGAGACCGGGTGATCAGCTTTTCGTTCCGATGAAGGCCGATATGGAAAGGGATAGAAAGGTCTATGTCCTTGGCGAAGTGAACAGAACCAGTGTTGTTCGCATGGATAACTACTTGACGTTGGCCGAAGCTCTTGCTGCCGCTGGTGGTGTGAATGCGTTAAATGCATCGCCGAAAGATATTTATGTTATAAGAAATACGTCCCAAGAAAAAATTGATATTTATCAGTTGGATGCGAAGAATGCCATGGCACTTGCTATGGCAGACCGCTTTGAATTGAATCCGCGCGATATCGTTTACGTTGATGCTTCTGGCATTGCTACCTGGAACCGCCTTCTTAGCTTGATTACGCCGACAATCAGCGCTGTTAAGACTGTTTCTGAGATTGTCTATGAAACGCAGTTGATTAATAACACAGGTTGGAAAACTAGGAACTCGACTTCCAGTAGTGCTAGTTCTAGTACCAAAAGTGCGAATAGTGGCACAACAACTCCTTCTAATACTCAAACCGGTACTCAAACTGGTACTACAACTGGTAAGTGA
- a CDS encoding mannose-1-phosphate guanylyltransferase/mannose-6-phosphate isomerase: MINLILCGGSGTRLWPISRSLMPKQFARLFDGASLFQRTVKTNSSICEAQYIVSNADQYFLAKDQLEEVGADKARFLLEPVGRNTAPAIALACLGLNPDDIVLVSPSDHVIRKADAYEECLRKAQEFAEKGFLVTFGITPTGPETGYGYIEANGEDVKRFVEKPDLETAKKYVASGRFFWNSGIFCFKASTFLSELEVFSPDILNAAKIAFANAKKENKDSLIRVNHDDMMNIPSNSIDYAVMEKSSKVKVVPSDIGWSDLGAFDSLYGEFDHDENGNNINAKHLGIGSKNSLVLGGQRQICTIDLDNMLIVDTPDALLVAPLASSQKVKKVVDELKARGSDLPTVPQTVNRPWGTYSVLESTDRYKMKRIVVRPGERLSLQKHLHRSEHWVVVSGTATVTVGDKVFYVRPNESTYIPSGTIHRLQNEGKLPLVIVEVQVGEYTGEDDIIRVQDDYKRS; the protein is encoded by the coding sequence ATGATTAACTTGATTTTATGCGGTGGTAGCGGAACGCGCCTTTGGCCGATTAGCCGCTCTCTTATGCCAAAACAGTTCGCCCGTCTTTTTGACGGTGCATCCTTGTTCCAGCGTACGGTAAAAACCAATTCTAGCATTTGTGAAGCTCAGTACATTGTCAGCAATGCGGACCAGTATTTCTTGGCCAAGGACCAGCTCGAAGAAGTGGGCGCTGATAAGGCTCGCTTCCTCCTTGAACCGGTGGGTCGCAATACGGCTCCGGCAATTGCGCTTGCCTGTCTTGGCCTTAATCCAGATGATATCGTTCTTGTATCTCCTTCGGATCACGTGATTCGCAAGGCCGATGCTTACGAAGAATGTTTGCGCAAGGCTCAAGAATTTGCAGAAAAGGGATTCTTGGTGACGTTTGGAATCACGCCCACGGGCCCGGAAACTGGTTATGGTTATATCGAAGCTAATGGCGAAGATGTCAAGCGTTTTGTTGAAAAGCCGGATTTGGAAACGGCAAAGAAGTATGTCGCTTCTGGAAGGTTCTTCTGGAATAGCGGTATCTTCTGCTTCAAGGCTTCTACGTTCTTGAGTGAACTCGAAGTGTTCTCTCCAGATATTCTGAATGCGGCAAAGATTGCCTTTGCCAACGCCAAAAAAGAAAACAAGGATTCGCTTATCCGCGTCAATCACGATGACATGATGAACATTCCTTCGAATTCTATTGACTATGCCGTGATGGAAAAATCTTCGAAGGTGAAGGTTGTTCCGAGTGATATCGGTTGGTCTGATCTTGGTGCGTTCGATTCGCTCTATGGTGAATTTGATCATGATGAAAACGGCAATAACATAAATGCAAAGCATTTGGGCATTGGTTCCAAGAACTCGCTCGTGCTTGGCGGTCAGCGTCAGATTTGCACGATTGATTTGGACAACATGTTGATTGTCGATACGCCTGATGCACTCTTGGTCGCTCCGCTTGCAAGTAGCCAGAAGGTAAAGAAGGTTGTCGATGAACTTAAAGCTCGCGGATCAGACTTGCCGACGGTTCCTCAGACAGTTAACCGCCCATGGGGTACGTACTCTGTGCTCGAATCGACCGACCGTTACAAGATGAAGCGCATTGTTGTCCGTCCGGGTGAACGCCTCTCGTTGCAGAAGCATTTGCACCGTTCGGAACACTGGGTTGTTGTCAGCGGCACTGCTACGGTGACGGTTGGCGATAAGGTGTTCTATGTGCGTCCGAATGAATCGACTTACATTCCGTCGGGCACGATTCATCGCTTGCAGAACGAAGGCAAACTCCCGCTCGTGATTGTTGAAGTTCAGGTCGGCGAATACACCGGCGAAGACGACATCATCCGCGTGCAGGACGACTACAAGCGCTCTTAA
- the rfbC gene encoding dTDP-4-dehydrorhamnose 3,5-epimerase — translation MSKFNFIKTSIEGVKIIEPTVFGDARGYFMETYSKRDFAEGGIDVDFVQDNESRSRKGVLRGLHFQKQNPQGKLVRVIEGEVFDVAVDLRKNSKTFGKWVGVTLSAENKKQFYIPEGFAHGFVVLSETASFVYKCTRFYAPGDEGGLMWNDPEIGIQWPVGEGFEPLLSEKDTKNPCLKDLGFAFDL, via the coding sequence ATGTCCAAATTCAATTTCATTAAAACCTCCATCGAAGGTGTGAAAATCATCGAGCCGACCGTGTTTGGCGATGCCCGCGGTTATTTCATGGAAACTTACAGCAAACGCGACTTTGCCGAAGGCGGCATTGATGTGGATTTTGTTCAAGATAACGAATCCCGCTCCCGCAAGGGCGTGCTCCGCGGTCTCCATTTCCAGAAGCAGAATCCGCAGGGCAAGCTTGTCCGCGTGATTGAAGGCGAAGTTTTTGACGTGGCTGTGGACCTCCGCAAAAACAGCAAGACGTTTGGCAAGTGGGTGGGCGTCACGCTCTCCGCTGAAAACAAGAAGCAGTTCTACATTCCCGAAGGTTTTGCTCACGGCTTTGTAGTGCTTTCCGAAACAGCATCGTTTGTCTACAAGTGCACGCGCTTTTATGCTCCGGGCGACGAAGGTGGCTTGATGTGGAACGACCCAGAAATCGGAATCCAGTGGCCGGTGGGCGAGGGCTTTGAACCGCTCCTCTCCGAAAAGGATACGAAGAATCCGTGCCTCAAGGACCTTGGCTTCGCTTTTGATCTTTAG
- a CDS encoding low molecular weight protein-tyrosine-phosphatase: MKNILVVCTGNICRSPTGEYLLKKELGPGFNVMSAGLGALVDNPAHEISQKIALQHGIDMSAHRARQINLDILKWADLILVMENGHKKELLHRYPWLEGKVFRYGESHQVDIPDPYRRPENAFVLAWNFISKLTPYWVEKIRQSEAAK, from the coding sequence ATGAAAAACATTCTTGTCGTTTGTACTGGGAATATCTGCCGCAGCCCAACTGGGGAATACCTTTTGAAAAAAGAACTCGGACCTGGCTTCAATGTCATGAGTGCGGGGCTTGGTGCTTTGGTTGATAATCCCGCTCATGAAATTTCTCAGAAAATTGCCTTGCAACATGGCATTGACATGAGTGCTCATAGAGCTCGCCAAATTAACTTGGATATCCTCAAATGGGCTGATTTGATTTTAGTGATGGAAAACGGACATAAAAAGGAACTTTTGCACAGATATCCGTGGCTCGAAGGTAAGGTGTTCCGCTATGGTGAATCTCACCAGGTCGATATTCCTGACCCGTACAGGAGGCCGGAAAATGCATTTGTCTTGGCGTGGAACTTTATTTCCAAGCTGACTCCGTATTGGGTTGAAAAGATTAGGCAAAGTGAAGCCGCAAAATAA
- the pheS gene encoding phenylalanine--tRNA ligase subunit alpha, translated as MSEAINNVKQAFDAELAQTDLTNQEAVNNLRVKYLGKKGAVTDLMKQMGSLSAEERPAYGKLVNELKVAVSEAIDKAIETANEAALQKKLASGAVDITLPGAGIAAGSTHPLYDVREEIIDFFAQMGFDVDFGRDIETDWYNFEALNTPPDHPSRDMQDTFYVDNKVMLRTHTSGTQIHYMETHKPPFRMIAPGHVFRVDNDATHAPMFQQCEGLVVDENISFADLKGVLQVFMNKLFGAGVKTRFRPSFFPFTEPSAEMDVSCVFCGGKGCRRCKGTGWMEIGGCGSVDPNVFKNCGIDSEKYTGFAFGFGLDRIAMLRHEIPEIGLLTANDQRFLSQF; from the coding sequence ATGAGTGAAGCTATTAACAATGTCAAGCAGGCCTTTGATGCAGAACTTGCACAAACGGACCTCACCAATCAAGAAGCGGTCAACAATCTCCGCGTAAAGTACCTCGGCAAGAAGGGCGCCGTCACCGACCTCATGAAGCAGATGGGTTCGCTCAGCGCCGAAGAACGCCCCGCTTACGGCAAGCTCGTGAACGAACTGAAGGTTGCTGTTTCCGAAGCTATCGACAAGGCGATTGAAACCGCGAACGAAGCCGCTCTCCAGAAGAAACTCGCCAGCGGCGCCGTCGATATCACGCTCCCAGGCGCAGGCATTGCCGCCGGTTCTACGCACCCGCTGTACGACGTTCGCGAAGAAATCATCGACTTCTTTGCGCAAATGGGTTTTGATGTGGACTTCGGTCGCGACATCGAAACGGATTGGTACAACTTTGAAGCGCTCAACACTCCGCCTGACCATCCGAGCCGCGACATGCAGGACACGTTCTACGTGGACAACAAGGTCATGCTCCGCACGCACACATCGGGCACCCAGATTCACTACATGGAAACGCACAAGCCGCCATTCCGCATGATTGCTCCAGGCCACGTGTTTCGCGTCGATAACGATGCCACCCACGCTCCGATGTTCCAACAGTGCGAAGGCCTTGTCGTTGATGAAAACATTAGCTTCGCCGACCTCAAGGGCGTGCTCCAAGTGTTCATGAACAAACTCTTTGGCGCTGGCGTCAAGACCCGTTTCCGTCCGAGCTTCTTCCCGTTCACGGAACCGTCCGCAGAAATGGACGTGAGCTGCGTGTTCTGCGGTGGCAAGGGCTGCCGTCGTTGCAAGGGCACGGGCTGGATGGAAATCGGTGGTTGCGGCTCTGTGGACCCGAACGTGTTCAAGAACTGCGGCATCGACTCCGAAAAGTACACCGGCTTTGCATTCGGCTTCGGTCTCGACCGTATCGCCATGCTCCGCCACGAGATTCCGGAAATCGGACTCCTGACCGCCAACGACCAAAGATTCCTGAGCCAGTTCTAG
- a CDS encoding pilus assembly PilX N-terminal domain-containing protein, which translates to MRKNYLKTKTGVSLITVLMFMLVATIAATATWKFITSEGFSSKSRMLKRDAYQSAQAGIENARSWMTFHANDVGALIRQFQDKGKPINLDNQLRALQKAGQNYHVWLTGVNTENSTYKLKILSSGEARNDTRHTEVAILNIDGLYRVKLPVTQSSSNFAEAFHGNLNTIDVLDIDKGLLTQTPEVKNGGGQALNKLNVMEYLIMDGSFYANSSNTVKDLYATGDVGTCSGVNVSNNMYVGGVFYPGNVKSEIAGSLYTEGGINLRDTYPYTALTGGCGSNTVGSAEIKGNITSNGPFIYYDANSGNGGSNTFTGKGSMVVNSKIVFPTNSVSGHVQDKIRIEHNVYVKDDSDGKMGSPTNKVLCTGRGYVVDGRDAIPRTKFGTDDDDRFWLKGFEAYQHGSTSTSFSVCDDNNTTSCEYDGFTCARTIGFNKWIGFKGEFLLSEPTEADMVGWNADKMEKYKDKLQDRDPSCNNAVKTPVQINKKIFDLGLTHSKDSRKGCSENIWKDWSNSTALMNECYNIAKENGNLYNDSWLILEFGQAVKWASGSMGGELNGSFILKFDGSVVSNQLPLPATSLDSKVLLYLPNGWVTDQQGSNIEFTSTSGQHRYFVYSEGDISRFDMQNLQNPMSGSIVMANCSKFNLLVGGNNTLKARFDQDLTNELAESSIVCDNDGTNTCSGTTSPSSSASSSASSSEEDEGMDRYYISMAPQLGVSLESQSKSYEEVGTSENLSPSFMILPRIVSLPSDPYGTLGDYINVITLNKPQGAAALTKNNLDLASACTKVGGYTTLDISSLNSKLFHPEGSKLPKGTFRCDISADGYSGTVPVWVIVDSKELRDLHQVSFVEPSQEIKSSETKDIYVRLQPKIPEIDLKIYCPTAPSNWQYVPSNIASSDETCTIHVSNPLTTEKLVKLFSIKTTSATSGTMVFQILEGNDYIATEPSITGLYISTIASLSRDPVSFDQMNAFCNANEDLCPTEDERYNWPDCPNVTEKWVEPEGAGFQQEIQNYSWIITTNEGTPVTLADVSSTNLMKNCVIIVPENDEDEKCTFSEMKKTCILHASIKEKIHKIKIKFKNVEPGQNPFVTVTRGHEPKLCYYNDNPEHECIVNVYGDTYVSTDVDTSYSDNETFVYWQCEGASCPDHIKLKNTHYGDFVVNDNETVLTAKFNEVDKHCFFDTFKYSSADCKDLDTRRKEYCIDYCSPADHCISAATETGYKDAKWHLVKGSFDNVDYSTGKITVQKNADITIMSTINADAGTHGTLKALARLPKDNSQSGFLLGSNATATNYLALNMFIKDGYVQAKLCNETSLVCNQKTFAVSATEDDMIMIEAEITASEINVHVSKDNEADKSSVTFDLGSWGDDHQGSYVGFRLASHKFMIYGIGWKSTNYECFDTYPTIKCSFSAVAQNGVIPKETFIKPWIGYSGWEGWNTSSCREKYYYIGNDGCNGNNYGYTTCSDEGYYFSAASNGKHGYSDKDGNDIRTAKVGLDCQGSISNNSEESMWANDSAHCGVFWIGSQNSCTTVEKIDDQATLSGGMSQSFAFRNTVNLRDAQVKVDAENNSEVWIKLYSIGQDNEIYESEYVVLTENSQTYKIEEFVTERSGFDPGKVTGIYFENKGNGMAIIKGVSTLCETAVRVKSCKVEEKTITNTGLWTFLPWFRPTATRYFEVTATVNNRFDVEKYQVIGQKKDNTSKTYDLSINEVSTSGREKAIIPLRRNSSDFAGTILDWDFYVSVKAAETDYSDTILCTKNTGNAPRCGITSPTSNNDLEPKDISFKGFLEYCENCSYVVTLDGSQKADDNCTNVSGLNQKCDITINNNKLTPLSAGEHTIKISSPEGYFDDCERSFTVKDDAAPELQCSLKSVSNTAVTINVDVKKCPGADECTYYISPAATDGNGYIRDSDKELTFFYPGSGLMTHTLIVTKGSKSANCSFDVNYTSSEESSSSSEVVVSSSSEEPEESSSSEEESSSSEEPEESSSSSAPPSSSAVASSASTSNNVVKTITNNDIPKDQEFIESGECFALKGTWTNAGWLPPILIQCYVNDGSITVTYNGTSISNDYYIAVSFGNIVYYTTEERTFISNICVTSEGKNLRCNFTNQ; encoded by the coding sequence ATGAGAAAGAATTATTTAAAAACCAAGACCGGTGTATCCCTTATCACCGTACTTATGTTCATGCTCGTTGCAACAATCGCAGCGACAGCCACTTGGAAATTTATCACAAGTGAAGGTTTTTCTAGCAAGAGCCGCATGCTCAAACGCGATGCTTACCAAAGCGCACAAGCCGGTATCGAAAACGCCCGTAGCTGGATGACATTCCACGCTAACGACGTAGGCGCTCTCATCAGGCAGTTCCAAGATAAAGGAAAACCGATTAATCTGGACAACCAGCTGCGCGCCTTGCAAAAAGCGGGCCAAAACTACCACGTATGGCTTACCGGTGTCAACACCGAAAACAGCACCTACAAATTGAAAATTCTTTCTTCAGGTGAAGCAAGAAACGACACCCGCCATACCGAAGTGGCCATTTTGAACATTGATGGTCTATATCGCGTCAAATTGCCCGTTACGCAGTCATCATCTAATTTTGCAGAAGCATTCCACGGAAACTTGAACACCATTGACGTCCTTGACATTGACAAGGGGCTTCTCACGCAGACACCGGAAGTAAAGAACGGCGGTGGACAAGCCTTAAACAAGCTAAACGTCATGGAATATCTTATTATGGATGGTTCCTTTTACGCTAACAGCTCAAACACCGTAAAGGACCTCTATGCAACAGGAGACGTTGGAACATGCTCAGGCGTTAACGTTTCAAACAACATGTACGTCGGCGGTGTTTTTTATCCAGGCAACGTCAAATCCGAAATTGCAGGTTCGCTTTACACAGAAGGCGGAATCAACCTGAGAGACACTTACCCCTACACAGCCCTTACGGGAGGATGCGGCAGCAACACCGTTGGAAGTGCCGAAATTAAAGGAAACATTACATCGAATGGTCCCTTTATTTATTACGATGCCAATAGCGGAAATGGCGGATCCAACACCTTTACCGGAAAAGGTAGCATGGTCGTGAATAGCAAAATCGTATTCCCGACCAATAGCGTCAGTGGCCACGTTCAAGATAAAATAAGAATAGAACACAATGTTTACGTAAAAGACGACTCCGATGGAAAAATGGGCTCACCCACAAATAAAGTATTATGCACTGGAAGAGGCTATGTCGTTGATGGGCGTGATGCTATTCCAAGAACAAAATTCGGAACAGATGATGACGATAGATTTTGGCTGAAAGGATTTGAGGCTTACCAACACGGTTCTACATCGACCTCATTTTCTGTTTGCGACGACAACAATACAACCAGTTGCGAATACGATGGTTTCACCTGTGCAAGAACCATTGGTTTTAATAAATGGATTGGTTTTAAGGGAGAATTTCTGCTTTCGGAACCTACAGAAGCAGATATGGTTGGCTGGAACGCCGACAAGATGGAAAAGTATAAAGACAAACTGCAAGATAGGGACCCGTCATGCAATAATGCCGTAAAAACGCCTGTTCAGATAAACAAGAAAATTTTCGACCTCGGACTCACGCATAGCAAGGATTCCAGAAAAGGCTGCTCTGAAAACATCTGGAAAGACTGGTCCAACTCGACAGCATTAATGAACGAATGCTATAACATCGCAAAAGAAAACGGAAACCTTTACAATGACAGCTGGCTCATATTGGAATTCGGTCAAGCCGTAAAATGGGCCTCCGGTTCCATGGGCGGCGAGTTGAACGGAAGCTTTATTCTAAAATTCGATGGTTCCGTAGTTTCTAACCAGTTACCCCTTCCCGCAACATCATTGGATTCGAAAGTTCTTCTGTATCTCCCCAATGGATGGGTGACCGATCAACAAGGCTCAAACATCGAATTTACATCCACAAGCGGACAACACCGTTATTTCGTGTATAGCGAAGGAGACATCTCTCGTTTTGACATGCAAAACCTTCAAAATCCGATGAGCGGATCCATTGTCATGGCGAATTGTTCCAAATTCAACTTGCTTGTTGGTGGCAACAACACCTTGAAAGCCCGCTTTGACCAAGATTTGACTAACGAACTCGCAGAATCATCCATCGTGTGCGACAACGACGGAACAAACACATGCTCAGGAACAACATCGCCCAGCAGCAGCGCAAGCTCCAGTGCCTCATCAAGCGAAGAAGACGAAGGAATGGACCGTTATTATATATCGATGGCTCCGCAGTTAGGCGTATCGCTAGAATCGCAAAGCAAGAGTTACGAAGAGGTGGGAACCAGCGAAAACCTCTCGCCATCATTTATGATTCTCCCCCGAATTGTTTCTTTACCAAGCGACCCCTATGGCACGCTCGGAGACTACATCAATGTTATTACTCTAAATAAACCGCAAGGCGCAGCAGCCCTGACCAAAAACAATTTGGACCTTGCTAGTGCCTGCACTAAAGTCGGTGGATACACGACTTTGGATATCAGCAGCCTCAATTCAAAGCTTTTCCACCCAGAAGGAAGTAAACTTCCTAAGGGTACTTTCAGATGCGATATTTCTGCGGATGGTTACAGCGGTACCGTCCCGGTGTGGGTCATCGTTGACAGCAAGGAACTGCGCGACCTACACCAAGTTTCGTTTGTCGAACCTAGCCAAGAAATCAAATCTTCCGAGACCAAGGATATCTATGTGCGTTTACAGCCCAAGATTCCAGAAATCGACTTAAAGATCTATTGCCCAACGGCTCCAAGCAATTGGCAATATGTCCCTAGCAACATCGCATCTTCTGATGAAACTTGCACAATCCATGTATCGAACCCGCTAACCACAGAAAAACTGGTAAAGCTATTCTCGATCAAAACAACTAGTGCCACTAGCGGTACCATGGTATTCCAGATTCTCGAAGGAAACGACTACATAGCGACCGAGCCATCAATCACAGGCTTATACATATCTACCATTGCATCGCTTTCGCGTGACCCCGTCTCATTCGATCAAATGAACGCTTTCTGTAACGCTAACGAAGACCTCTGCCCCACAGAAGACGAACGTTACAACTGGCCGGACTGCCCGAACGTAACTGAAAAATGGGTTGAACCCGAAGGAGCGGGATTCCAACAAGAAATTCAAAACTATTCTTGGATTATCACGACCAACGAAGGTACCCCTGTAACGCTTGCAGACGTATCAAGCACGAACTTAATGAAAAATTGCGTCATCATTGTTCCTGAAAATGATGAAGATGAAAAGTGCACTTTCTCAGAAATGAAAAAGACCTGTATTTTGCACGCCTCCATCAAGGAAAAAATACACAAGATTAAAATCAAATTCAAAAACGTAGAACCAGGTCAGAACCCATTCGTTACCGTTACAAGAGGTCATGAACCCAAGCTTTGTTACTACAATGACAACCCTGAACACGAATGTATTGTAAACGTGTACGGCGATACTTACGTGTCCACGGACGTGGACACGAGTTATTCTGACAACGAGACCTTCGTTTATTGGCAATGTGAAGGCGCCAGCTGCCCAGACCATATCAAGCTAAAAAATACACACTATGGTGATTTTGTCGTAAACGATAATGAAACAGTCCTCACCGCTAAGTTTAACGAAGTGGACAAGCACTGTTTCTTCGATACATTCAAGTACAGTTCCGCAGATTGTAAAGACCTCGATACCAGAAGAAAAGAATACTGCATCGACTATTGTAGCCCAGCAGACCATTGTATATCGGCAGCTACCGAAACAGGCTACAAGGATGCCAAGTGGCATTTGGTCAAAGGATCTTTCGACAATGTCGATTATAGCACCGGAAAAATAACCGTCCAAAAGAATGCGGATATCACCATAATGAGTACCATCAACGCAGACGCCGGTACCCACGGAACATTGAAAGCTTTGGCTCGTTTGCCCAAAGACAACTCTCAATCCGGGTTCTTGTTAGGCTCCAATGCAACTGCAACAAACTACTTAGCCCTCAACATGTTCATAAAGGACGGTTACGTTCAGGCTAAATTATGTAACGAAACATCGTTGGTATGCAATCAAAAGACCTTCGCAGTTTCTGCAACCGAAGACGACATGATCATGATTGAAGCAGAAATTACGGCATCTGAAATAAACGTTCATGTGTCCAAAGATAATGAAGCCGACAAATCCAGTGTCACATTCGACCTCGGTTCTTGGGGAGACGACCACCAAGGATCTTATGTAGGCTTCCGCTTAGCAAGCCACAAGTTCATGATTTACGGTATTGGTTGGAAGAGTACGAACTACGAATGTTTCGATACGTACCCCACCATCAAATGCTCTTTCTCAGCAGTAGCTCAAAATGGCGTGATACCGAAAGAAACGTTCATAAAGCCCTGGATCGGTTATTCAGGATGGGAAGGATGGAATACCAGCTCTTGTAGAGAAAAATACTACTACATTGGTAACGATGGCTGTAATGGCAACAACTACGGCTATACCACATGTAGCGACGAAGGCTACTACTTTAGCGCAGCAAGTAACGGAAAACACGGCTACTCCGATAAAGACGGGAATGATATCAGAACCGCCAAGGTGGGCCTTGACTGCCAAGGTAGCATTTCAAACAACTCAGAAGAATCCATGTGGGCAAACGATAGCGCTCATTGCGGCGTATTCTGGATTGGCTCACAAAATTCCTGCACCACGGTCGAAAAAATAGACGACCAAGCGACACTTTCTGGAGGAATGAGCCAGTCCTTCGCCTTTAGAAATACCGTGAACCTACGTGACGCTCAAGTAAAAGTTGACGCAGAGAACAATAGCGAAGTATGGATAAAGCTATATAGTATAGGCCAAGATAACGAAATTTACGAAAGTGAATACGTTGTTTTAACCGAGAACTCACAAACCTATAAAATCGAAGAATTTGTGACAGAAAGGAGCGGTTTCGACCCAGGAAAGGTGACCGGCATCTACTTCGAGAACAAGGGCAATGGTATGGCAATCATAAAGGGAGTTTCAACACTTTGTGAAACTGCCGTTAGAGTAAAGTCCTGCAAGGTCGAAGAAAAGACCATTACAAACACAGGTCTTTGGACGTTCTTGCCATGGTTTAGACCAACAGCAACAAGATATTTCGAAGTTACAGCCACTGTAAACAACAGATTTGACGTAGAAAAGTATCAAGTAATTGGTCAAAAGAAAGACAACACAAGCAAAACTTATGACTTAAGCATAAATGAAGTTTCTACAAGTGGTAGAGAAAAAGCGATTATTCCGCTACGCAGAAACTCCAGCGACTTTGCAGGTACAATTCTCGATTGGGATTTCTATGTAAGCGTAAAAGCCGCAGAAACAGATTATAGTGATACCATTCTATGCACAAAGAATACAGGAAATGCGCCACGTTGCGGCATAACAAGCCCAACAAGCAATAATGACTTAGAGCCCAAAGACATCAGTTTTAAAGGCTTCTTGGAATATTGTGAAAACTGCAGCTATGTCGTCACACTCGACGGCTCTCAAAAAGCCGACGATAATTGTACAAACGTATCTGGATTAAATCAAAAATGCGACATAACGATAAACAATAATAAATTAACACCTTTAAGCGCAGGCGAACATACAATCAAGATATCTAGCCCCGAAGGTTACTTTGACGACTGTGAACGTTCATTTACCGTCAAGGATGACGCTGCGCCGGAATTACAATGCTCTTTAAAATCGGTTAGCAATACAGCCGTAACAATCAACGTAGACGTAAAAAAATGCCCTGGCGCCGATGAATGCACATACTACATATCACCGGCTGCGACAGACGGGAACGGCTATATCAGAGATTCAGATAAGGAGTTAACATTCTTCTACCCAGGCTCTGGCCTCATGACGCACACATTAATTGTAACTAAGGGTAGTAAATCTGCAAATTGTTCATTCGATGTGAATTATACTTCATCTGAGGAATCTAGCTCTAGTTCCGAAGTGGTTGTTAGCAGCAGCTCGGAAGAACCGGAAGAATCCAGCAGTTCTGAAGAAGAATCTAGCAGCTCGGAAGAGCCGGAAGAATCCAGCAGCAGTTCTGCACCTCCAAGCAGCAGTGCTGTTGCAAGCTCGGCTTCTACAAGCAATAATGTTGTTAAGACAATCACGAACAATGACATTCCGAAAGACCAAGAATTCATCGAATCTGGAGAATGCTTCGCGCTGAAGGGTACATGGACAAATGCAGGCTGGCTCCCGCCGATACTTATACAGTGCTACGTCAATGACGGAAGCATTACGGTCACATACAACGGAACTTCAATATCTAACGATTACTATATTGCCGTAAGCTTCGGAAACATTGTTTACTACACGACCGAAGAACGAACGTTTATATCGAATATCTGTGTTACATCCGAAGGTAAGAATTTGAGATGTAACTTCACTAACCAATAA